TAATTTTCACCTATTTCAGCCACTTTTATATCAAGTTGCCACAGGTACGTTATCACCTTCTGATATTTCCGCACCATTGCGATCTGTATTCAGCAAAAGCAAAAATACAAAAGTGTTGTTGGGAGAAGTAAAGAATATTGATCCCAAGGCACAACAAGTTATTTTGGGTGATGAAATAATACCTTATGATACCTTAATTGTGGCCACAGGTGCGAAGCATTCCTATTTTGGTAAGGATAACTGGAAAGAATTTGCTCCTGGTTTAAAAACTGTGGAAGATGCTCTAGAAATGCGTCGGCGGATATTTTCGGCATTTGAATCCGCAGAAAAGGAAACTGATCCTGAAAAACGCCGGGCTTTCTTAACTTTTGTGATTGTGGGGGGAGGTCCGACTGGTGTAGAATTATCAGGAGCGATCGCTGAATTAGCATACCAAACTCTCAAAGAAGATTTCCGCAACATCGACACTTCAGAAGCGAAAATTATCCTATTGCAAGGGGGCGATCACATTCTCCCACACATTGCCCCAGAATTATCGAAAGTAGCAATAGAATCTTTACAAAAATTGGGTGTGGTTATTCACACTCAAACCAGAGTCACAAATATTGAAAATGACATCGTTACTTTCAAGCAAAACAATGAATTGACAGAAATTCCCTCAAAAACTATCTTGTGGGCAGCAGGTGTGCAAGGTTCGGCTTTGGGGAAAATTCTCGCAGAACGGACAGACGTAGAATGTGATTTCTCTGCCAGAGTAATTGTAGAACCTGACTTGAGTATCAAGGGTTATAAAAACATTTTCGTAATTGGAGATCTAGCCAATTTCTCCCATCAAAATGACAAACCCTTACCTGGTGTTGCACCTGTCGCCAAACAACAAGGAGAGTATGTAGGTAAACTCATTAAACGACGGCTTAAAGGTCATACTTTGCCAGACTTTCGTTATACCGACGTGGGTAGTTTGGCGATGATTGGGCAAAATTTAGCTGTTGTAGATTTAGGTTTTATTAAACTTACAGGTTTCCTAGCTTGGATATTTTGGTTAATAATTCATATCTACTTCTTAATTGAGTTTGACACTAAATTATTAGTAGTAATTCAATGGGCGTGGAATTATACTACTCGTAATCGTCGTTCTCGATTGATTACAGGTAAAGCTGTTAGACCAAAAAGTGTTAACAATAGCAGTCATTCCCCAACTACAGAAAAGAAGCAGCCAGCCAAACTCTAAGATTTGTGGTTTGTAGTAGCACGGCATCAAATTCCATCTGCAAATCCGCCATTCCTTCAACACTGAATTCAATTAGTGTGAGGTGGCGGTTTTAATTGTGAAAATTGCCATATTTGTGATATAATAAATCCAGTTTTATCAATTTACCAAAACTTTTGATAATGACACAAATTACATATAAAGTTGAAGCCTTTTGGGATGCAGAAGCAGAAGTTTGGGTGGCAACAAGCGAAGATATCCCAGGTTTGGTAACAGAAACTTCTACAATTGATATTTTAACAGAAAAGTTACGAGTAATGATTCCAGAATTGTTA
The window above is part of the Dolichospermum sp. DET69 genome. Proteins encoded here:
- a CDS encoding DUF1902 domain-containing protein — encoded protein: MTQITYKVEAFWDAEAEVWVATSEDIPGLVTETSTIDILTEKLRVMIPELLVLNQIVPHNYAGTINFELISHRQELIQVA
- a CDS encoding NAD(P)/FAD-dependent oxidoreductase translates to MVVPSEKNAPHEVVIIGGGFGGLYAAKALGKTNVNVTLIDKRNFHLFQPLLYQVATGTLSPSDISAPLRSVFSKSKNTKVLLGEVKNIDPKAQQVILGDEIIPYDTLIVATGAKHSYFGKDNWKEFAPGLKTVEDALEMRRRIFSAFESAEKETDPEKRRAFLTFVIVGGGPTGVELSGAIAELAYQTLKEDFRNIDTSEAKIILLQGGDHILPHIAPELSKVAIESLQKLGVVIHTQTRVTNIENDIVTFKQNNELTEIPSKTILWAAGVQGSALGKILAERTDVECDFSARVIVEPDLSIKGYKNIFVIGDLANFSHQNDKPLPGVAPVAKQQGEYVGKLIKRRLKGHTLPDFRYTDVGSLAMIGQNLAVVDLGFIKLTGFLAWIFWLIIHIYFLIEFDTKLLVVIQWAWNYTTRNRRSRLITGKAVRPKSVNNSSHSPTTEKKQPAKL